A genomic window from Diospyros lotus cultivar Yz01 chromosome 2, ASM1463336v1, whole genome shotgun sequence includes:
- the LOC127794807 gene encoding putative receptor-like protein kinase At3g47110: MSSMCCHLLYLRTIFILAVPILLQLKILLTTAATWSGNETDHLALLAFKSKIVHDPKGVMDSWNDYVNFCNWEGVTCGKRHRRVTILDLQARRLVGFISPYIGNLSFLRVLSLNNNTFQGEIPPQIGNLFRLQELSLYNNLLTGEIPTNLSHCSNLLKFRIGTNKLVGKLPAELSSLSKLIRLTMATNYFSGEIPSFIGNFTSLEVINANSNAFTGTIPEALGQLQNLTFLWLNSNKLSGKIPSSIFNLSSLTVLSLGGNQLSGSIPSELGSMFPQLQYLQFSNNHLVGPLPVSVPNISNIEHIDLQTNYFSGKISIDFRLLPRLKILNLFENNLGTGEPDEMDFLLSLVNCTNFQILDVSGNQLNGSLPKSIGNLSATIYFLNLQGNHIHGEIPSEISHLTRLSTLYLGENEFKGRIPNSIGKLRNLRVLFLNFNWLEGDVPNTIGNLSSLIQFRLEENRLQGKVPVTLGNCQRLLLLNLSFNNLTGAIPRELFGILSLSISLNLAGNHFSGHLPLEVGNLKNLAELDVSQNDLFGELPTTLGSCNSLVALLLQGNSFKGSIPSSLQSLRGLLNLDLSKNNLSGQTPKYLATFSLNNLNLSFNDFEGDVPIEGVFSNATGISVSGNPRLCGGVPELHLPTCTMKQLKKHQTSLKIILLISIPSVAIVAVVVSSTLLCCFKKKNKDLTFDSSSMKSFDRISYDSFFKATEGFSSTYLIGTGSFGSVYKAILGETIVAVKVLNLQRKGASRSFMAECEALRRIRHRNLIKILTSCSSVDFQGNDFKAIVYEFMPRGSLEMWLHPNPETENHQDNQVTGLNLLQRINIAIDVASALEYLHRHCHTPVIHCDIKPSNILLNADMVAHVGDFGLARLMSEMNPNQSSSVGVRGTIGYAAPEYGLGSEVSRDGDVYSFGILLLEMVTGKRPTESMFEAGLNLHTFARMAIPDHVIDIVDPKLMCNDEEEVAASTSNDRRRAATRLRNGGNENDCLIRMVKIGVACSMESPQDRLDVNNVVRELNIIRNIFQGLQKGP; encoded by the exons atgagttCAATGTGTTGCCATTTGCTTTACCTCCGAACCATATTTATCCTGGCTGTACCAattttgttgcagcttaaaattCTTCTCACGACTGCTGCTACTTGGAGTGGTAATGAGACAGATCATTTGGCACTATTGGCCTTCAAGTCCAAGATTGTTCACGATCCGAAAGGAGTTATGGATTCATGGAACGATTATGTCAACTTCTGCAATTGGGAAGGGGTTACATGTGGCAAGCGGCACCGGCGAGTCACCATCTTGGACTTGCAGGCGAGAAGGTTAGTGGGATTCATATCTCCTTATATAGGAAACTTGAGCTTCCTTCGAGTTTTGAGCCTCAATAACAACACCTTTCAAGGCGAAATCCCTCCGCAAATTGGCAATCTATTCAGGCTACAGGAACTATccttatataataatttactgaCAGGTGAAATCCCAACCAACTTATCTCACTGCTCCAATCTTTTGAAATTCCGAATTGGTACGAACAAGTTGGTTGGTAAACTACCAGCAGAGCTTAGTTCATTGTCAAAGCTCATTCGACTTACAATGGCAACAAACTATTTTAGCGGTGAGATTCCCTCTTTCATTGGAAATTTTACGTCCCTTGAGGTTATAAATGCCAATTCCAATGCTTTCACAGGAACCATCCCAGAGGCCTTAGGCCAGCTCCAAAATTTAACTTTCCTTTGGTTGAATTCCAATAAACTTTCTGGTAAGATACCTTCATCTATCTTCAACCTTTCATCCTTAACTGTACTCTCTCTAGGAGGAAACCAACTCTCTGGCAGCATCCCATCCGAACTTGGTTCTATGTTTCCCCAGCTTCAATATCTACAGTTCAGTAATAACCATCTTGTAGGACCCTTACCTGTATCAGTGcccaatatttcaaatatagaGCATATTGACCTACAAACTAACTATTTTAGtgggaaaatatcaattgatttCAGACTCCTGCCTCgcctcaaaattttaaacttatttgaaaataatttgggGACTGGCGAACCAGACGAAATGGATTTTCTTCTATCATTGGTCAACTgcacaaattttcaaatattggaCGTTTCAGGTAACCAACTAAATGGATCCTTGCCAAAGAGCATCGGCAACCTCTCAGCCACAATCTATTTCTTAAACTTGCAAGGAAACCATATACATGGAGAGATCCCTTCTGAAATAAGCCATCTAACAAGACTATCTACTCTATACCTGGGTGAGAATGAATTCAAGGGCAGAATTCCCAACAGTATTGGTAAACTTCGAAACCTACGGGTACTATTTCTTAATTTCAACTGGCTAGAAGGAGATGTTCCCAATACAATAGGAAACCTTTCATCCTTAATCCAGTTTCGCTTAGAAGAGAACAGATTGCAAGGAAAAGTTCCTGTGACCCTCGGAAACTGCCAACGATTATTATTGCTGAATCTTTCTTTCAATAACCTGACAGGAGCCATTCCTAGAGAACTCTTTGGCATTTTATCTCTTTCAATTTCACTCAACTTAGCAGGGAACCATTTCTCTGGGCACCTACCCTTAGAAGTtggtaatttgaaaaatttggcaGAGCTCGATGTATCTCAAAATGACTTGTTCGGTGAGCTTCCAACCACGCTTGGCAGTTGCAATAGTCTTGTGGCCCTCCTCTTACAAGGAAACTCCTTTAAAGGATCTATACCTTCATCGTTGCAGTCCCTTAGAGGTCTTTTGAATTTGGATCTTTCTAAGAACAACTTGTCTGGTCAAACCCCGAAGTACCTGGCAACATTCTCTTTAAATAATCTGAATTTATCTTTCAACGATTTTGAGGGTGATGTTCCAATCGAAGGAGTTTTCTCAAATGCAACTGGGATATCAGTCTCAGGGAATCCCAGACTTTGTGGAGGCGTACCTGAATTACACCTGCCAACATGCACCATgaaacaattgaagaaacatcaAACGTCTCTTAAAATCATCTTGTTGATCTCTATCCCATCTGTGGCGATTGTAGCTGTTGTGGTATCATCGACATTACTTTGTTGCtttaagaagaaaaacaaagattTAACTTTTGATTCGTCATCGATGAAGTCATTCGATCGAATATCATACGATAGTTTCTTCAAAGCGACTGAAGGCTTCTCTTCAACATACTTGATTGGAACGGGCAGTTTTGGCTCAGTATACAAAGCAATACTGGGGGAAACAATTGTAGCAGTCAAAGTGCTTAACCTTCAACGCAAAGGGGCATCCAGGAGCTTCATGGCCGAGTGTGAAGCCTTGCGAAGAATCCGACATAGAAATCTAATCAAGATTTTGACTTCTTGTTCAAGTGTTGATTTTCAAGGCAATGACTTCAAAGCTATAGTTTACGAGTTCATGCCCCGGGGTAGTTTGGAAATGTGGTTGCATCCAAATCCAGAAACAGAAAACCACCAAGACAATCAAGTCACGGGACTTAATCTTCTACAAAGAATAAACATAGCCATTGATGTGGCTTCTGCACTAGAGTATTTACATCGCCACTGCCACACACCAGTTATTCACTGTGATATAAAGCCAAGCAACATTCTTCTCAACGCAGACATGGTTGCCCATGTTGGAGATTTTGGGTTGGCTCGATTAATGTCAGAAATGAATCCAAATCAAAGCAGTTCAGTGGGCGTGAGAGGAACCATTGGCTATGCCGCTCCAG AGTATGGGCTTGGAAGTGAGGTCTCAAGAGACGGGGATGTCTACAGCTTTGGGATCTTGCTATTGGAGATGGTGACAGGTAAAAGGCCAACTGAGTCGATGTTTGAGGCAGGTCTTAATCTCCACACGTTTGCAAGGATGGCCATACCTGACCATGTGATAGACATTGTGGATCCGAAACTCATGTgcaatgatgaagaagaagtggCTGCCTCGACTAGCAACGACAGGAGAAGGGCAGCCACCCGCCTAAGAAATGGCGGTAACGAAAATGATTGCTTGATTCGTATGGTCAAGATTGGAGTGGCATGTTCCATGGAGTCACCCCAAGATAGGTTGGATGTAAACAATGTTGTTCGTGAATTGAatataattagaaatattttccAAGGGCTCCAGAAAGGGCCATAA